A part of Saccopteryx bilineata isolate mSacBil1 chromosome 10, mSacBil1_pri_phased_curated, whole genome shotgun sequence genomic DNA contains:
- the UQCRC1 gene encoding cytochrome b-c1 complex subunit 1, mitochondrial isoform X1: MAASAVCRVAGAGTRVLLRTRRSQPALLKPPALRSTATFAQTLQSLPETQVSQLDNGLRVASEQSSQPTCTVGVWIDVGSRYENEKNNGAGYFVEHLAFKGTKNRPGSALEKEVESMGAHLNAYSTREHTAYYIKALSKDLPKAVELLADIVQNCSLEDSQIEKERDVILRELQENDASLRDVVFDYLHATAFQGTPLAQTVEGPSENVRKLSRADLTEYLGQHYKAPRMVLAAAGGVEHRQLVDLAQKHLSGISGAYAEDAVPTLAPCRFTGSQISHRDDALPLAHVAIAVEGPGWANPDNVALQVANAMIGHYDCTYGGGMHLSSPLASVAAANKLCQSFQTFNICYAETGLLGAHFVCDRMNIDDMIFFLQGQWMRLCTSATESDVLRGRNILRNALVSHLDGTTPVCEDIGRSLLTYGRRIPLAEWESRIAEVDAHVVREVCSRYFYDQCPAVAGMGPVEQLPDYNRIRSGMFWLRF, translated from the exons CAGCCCGCCCTGCTGAAGCCGCCTGCCTTGCGGAGCACCGCCACCTTCGCCCAGACCCTCCAGAGCTTGCCCGAGACGCAGGTCAGCCAGCTGGACAACGGGCTGCGAGTGGCCTCGGAACAATCCTCCCAGCCTACCTGCACG GTTGGGGTGTGGATTGACGTTGGTAGTCGGTACGAGAATGAAAAGAACAATGGCGCAGGCTACTTCGTGGAGCATCTGGCTTTTAAG GGAACAAAGAACAGGCCTGGCAGTGCCTtggagaaggaggtggagagCATGGGGGCCCATCTTAATGCCTACAGCACCCGGGAGCACACGGCTTACTACATCAAGGCGCTATCCAAGGACCTGCCGAAAG CTGTGGAGCTCCTGGCGGACATTGTGCAGAACTGCAGCCTGGAAGACTCCCAGATTGAGAAGGAGCGGGACGTGATCCTGCGGGAGCTGCAGGAGAACGACGCCTCTCTGCGGGACGTGGTCTTTGACTACCTGCATGCCACCGCGTTCCAGGGCACACCTCTAGCCCAGACTGTGGAGGGGCCCAGCGAGAATGTCAG GAAGCTGTCTCGTGCAGACCTGACCGAATACCTTGGCCAGCATTACAAGGCCCCTCGCATGGTGCTGGCGGCGGCTGGAG GGGTGGAGCACCGGCAGCTGGTCGACCTTGCCCAGAAGCACCTCAGCGGCATCTCTGGGGCGTACGCCGAGGACGCCGTGCCCACTCTCGCTCCGTGCCGCTTCACTGGCAGCCAG ATAAGCCACCGTGACGATGCCCTGCCTTTGGCCCATGTGGCCATTGCAGTGGAGGGGCCGGGCTGGGCCAACCCGGACAACGTGGCCCTCCAAGTGGCCAACGCCATGATTGGCCACTACGACTGCACTTACGGCGGCGGCATG CACCTGTCCAGCCCACTGGCTTCTGTTGCCGCAGCCAACAAGCTGTGCCAGAGTTTCCAGACCTTCAACATCTGCTATGCAGAGACGGGCTTGCTGGGGGCTCACTTTGTCTGTGACCGCATGAACATCGATGATATGATATTTTTCCTGCAAGGCCAGTG GATGCGCCTCTGCACCAGTGCCACAGAGAGCGATGTGCTCCGGGGCAGAAACATCCTCAGAAACGCCCTGGTGTCTCATCTGGATG GCACCACTCCTGTGTGTGAGGACATCGGGCGGAGTCTCCTCACCTATGGCCGCCGCATCCCCCTGGCCGAGTGGGAAAGCCGGATTGCG GAGGTGGATGCCCATGTAGTGCGTGAGGTCTGCTCCAGGTACTTCTATGACCAGTGTCCAGCAGTGGCTGGCATGG GCCCCGTGGAGCAGCTCCCCGACTACAACCGGATCCGCAGTGGCATGTTCTGGCTGCGCTTCTAG
- the UQCRC1 gene encoding cytochrome b-c1 complex subunit 1, mitochondrial isoform X2 produces MAASAVCRVAGAGTRVLLRTRRSPALLKPPALRSTATFAQTLQSLPETQVSQLDNGLRVASEQSSQPTCTVGVWIDVGSRYENEKNNGAGYFVEHLAFKGTKNRPGSALEKEVESMGAHLNAYSTREHTAYYIKALSKDLPKAVELLADIVQNCSLEDSQIEKERDVILRELQENDASLRDVVFDYLHATAFQGTPLAQTVEGPSENVRKLSRADLTEYLGQHYKAPRMVLAAAGGVEHRQLVDLAQKHLSGISGAYAEDAVPTLAPCRFTGSQISHRDDALPLAHVAIAVEGPGWANPDNVALQVANAMIGHYDCTYGGGMHLSSPLASVAAANKLCQSFQTFNICYAETGLLGAHFVCDRMNIDDMIFFLQGQWMRLCTSATESDVLRGRNILRNALVSHLDGTTPVCEDIGRSLLTYGRRIPLAEWESRIAEVDAHVVREVCSRYFYDQCPAVAGMGPVEQLPDYNRIRSGMFWLRF; encoded by the exons CCCGCCCTGCTGAAGCCGCCTGCCTTGCGGAGCACCGCCACCTTCGCCCAGACCCTCCAGAGCTTGCCCGAGACGCAGGTCAGCCAGCTGGACAACGGGCTGCGAGTGGCCTCGGAACAATCCTCCCAGCCTACCTGCACG GTTGGGGTGTGGATTGACGTTGGTAGTCGGTACGAGAATGAAAAGAACAATGGCGCAGGCTACTTCGTGGAGCATCTGGCTTTTAAG GGAACAAAGAACAGGCCTGGCAGTGCCTtggagaaggaggtggagagCATGGGGGCCCATCTTAATGCCTACAGCACCCGGGAGCACACGGCTTACTACATCAAGGCGCTATCCAAGGACCTGCCGAAAG CTGTGGAGCTCCTGGCGGACATTGTGCAGAACTGCAGCCTGGAAGACTCCCAGATTGAGAAGGAGCGGGACGTGATCCTGCGGGAGCTGCAGGAGAACGACGCCTCTCTGCGGGACGTGGTCTTTGACTACCTGCATGCCACCGCGTTCCAGGGCACACCTCTAGCCCAGACTGTGGAGGGGCCCAGCGAGAATGTCAG GAAGCTGTCTCGTGCAGACCTGACCGAATACCTTGGCCAGCATTACAAGGCCCCTCGCATGGTGCTGGCGGCGGCTGGAG GGGTGGAGCACCGGCAGCTGGTCGACCTTGCCCAGAAGCACCTCAGCGGCATCTCTGGGGCGTACGCCGAGGACGCCGTGCCCACTCTCGCTCCGTGCCGCTTCACTGGCAGCCAG ATAAGCCACCGTGACGATGCCCTGCCTTTGGCCCATGTGGCCATTGCAGTGGAGGGGCCGGGCTGGGCCAACCCGGACAACGTGGCCCTCCAAGTGGCCAACGCCATGATTGGCCACTACGACTGCACTTACGGCGGCGGCATG CACCTGTCCAGCCCACTGGCTTCTGTTGCCGCAGCCAACAAGCTGTGCCAGAGTTTCCAGACCTTCAACATCTGCTATGCAGAGACGGGCTTGCTGGGGGCTCACTTTGTCTGTGACCGCATGAACATCGATGATATGATATTTTTCCTGCAAGGCCAGTG GATGCGCCTCTGCACCAGTGCCACAGAGAGCGATGTGCTCCGGGGCAGAAACATCCTCAGAAACGCCCTGGTGTCTCATCTGGATG GCACCACTCCTGTGTGTGAGGACATCGGGCGGAGTCTCCTCACCTATGGCCGCCGCATCCCCCTGGCCGAGTGGGAAAGCCGGATTGCG GAGGTGGATGCCCATGTAGTGCGTGAGGTCTGCTCCAGGTACTTCTATGACCAGTGTCCAGCAGTGGCTGGCATGG GCCCCGTGGAGCAGCTCCCCGACTACAACCGGATCCGCAGTGGCATGTTCTGGCTGCGCTTCTAG